CGATGATGGCTGGCTCGCCGCCATGACGCGCCCCCAAAACCGCCATTTCGGCAGCACCACCGGGTAACATCGCAAAAAAGGCAGTTGCCCTCGTCAAGTGGGGCAAGAGCAACCGCATCGAAAGTAAACCCACGGATAAAGCCGCCAAACAATTCAGCAACAACCAGATGGCATCGTTCGCCATGGCGTGTATGACAGGCGAAGTAAAGTAATGCCCCAACGCCAAGCCAATCACCAGCTGCCCTGCTTGCCGCCCCCCTTCTACGACAGCGGTTTTTACCCCTCTCATCCCTAATAAAGCGGTAATGAGTAGTGGCCCAAGCATCCAGGGCAGTGGTATGTGCAAATGTTCAGCGACAGCACCAGCCAACAGGCTAGTGACTGTCGTGAGTAATAATGGTTTTATTGCGGAAATAGCCATAGCGCATCGGTTGGCAATGAAACTTGATGCTGACCAGCACTCAATGGCTCGGGGCCAAACGCACGCAAACGTAGATGATCATTCCCTGCTTTGACATGGAACAGATGCTCCCAGCGGTCGCCCAAGAACATAGAGGTAATATGATCTGCCGTTAGCGCGTTATCGTTACCACCAGTCACCACTTTTTCTAAGCGAATCAGCGCGGTACATTGGCTACCGGCGCTCATCTCGCCTTTTAGAACGCCTTGTAATTGCGTGCCGGCAATTTCCACCACGGCCTTCCTACCTTCGACTGTTTTCACGCTGGCCGGCAGATGGTTGTTGCTCCCCATAAAATCTGCGGTATAAAGCGATTGCGGCGTGGAGTACAGCTCGGCAGGAGAACCCGCTTGCTCGATGCGACCATCTTTTAATAGCAAAATCCGGTCAGACATCGCCATCGCTTCGGTTTGATCATGCGTCACCACCAGCGCCGACAAGCCCATGGTTACGATCAATTCGCGCAACCAAGCTCGCGCTTCTTCGCGTAACTTGGCGTCCAGGTTAGAGAGTGGCTCGTCCAACAAAATCACCGGCGGGTTGTAGACCAACGCACGCGCAATCGCGACACGCTGCTGCTGACCACCAGATAATTGATGCGGATAACGCTCTGCCAAGTGCCCAAGCCCTAAGTTCTTTAGCGCTTGGCTAACACGGTCTTTTATCTCTGCTGCATTCACTTTCCGCAATGTCAGGCCATAGGCCACGTTATCGAATACAGTACGATGCGGCCACAAGGCGTAGCTCTGGAATACCAAGCCCAAATTACGCTTTTCAACCGCTAGTTCAAAATCGCGACTACCGTCAAATAAGGTGCTACTACCCAGTTTGATTTCGCCTTGAGAAGGATGCTCTAAGCCTGCCACTGCACGTAGCAAAGTGGTTTTCCCACTACCGGATGCGCCTAACAACGCAACCACTTCGCCCGGTGCCAAATTAAACGACACGCCTTTTAAGATTGGATTGTCGCCATATTGAAGATGCAAGTTATTTACAGAGAGATGCAGGCTCTCTTTTGCAGGATTACTCATGTAGATTCACTCCAAACTTCAATGCAATGGCCAATCCAATGGCGACCAGTGCGACGTTAATCAGGGAAAGTGCAGCCACAATGTCTACCGCACCTGCGGCCCATAGTGACACCAGCATCGAACCGATCACTTCGGTTCCAGGAGATAAGAGGTACACGCCGGTGGAGTATTCACGCTCGAAAATCATGAACATCAACACCCAGCTAGATAGCAAGCCAAACTTAATCAGCGGGATGGTCACGTCGCGGCTAGTGCGGCCGGCCGATGCACCCAAAGTTCGAGCACTTTCTTCTAGTTCTGGCGCAACTTGCAACAAGGCACTAGAAATCAGACGCATCCCATATGCTAACCACACCACGGTGTAGGCCAGCCAGACGCTAATTAAGGTGCTGCGAAGCTCTTTTAGGCCAGGCACAAACAAGAACACCCACAAGAAAGCCAAACCAGCCAACAAGCCAGGTACCGCACGAGGGATTAACACCAGATAATCGACAATACGGGTTAAACCATCTTGTTTGCGATGCGATGCTAGGCCAATCGCGGTATACGCCATCACAGCCACCGCGCCACCAATCACCCCGATTAAGACACTATTGAGCACCGAGCGAAGCAGGTTTGGCTGATTCCAGATTTCTGCAAACGCATGCAAGGTAAAGGCTTCAGAGAACGTCACGCCTTCGCCCCAGAAGCTAACAAAGGCACGGAAAGTAATCCCGCTGAGAGGCACCACCACAGTCACAAACAACCACATTGTCACTAGTGCAAACGCGGCCCAACGCCAGTTGCCTAATGGCAAGCGTTTTTGACGGGTAACTTTGCCTTTGACGGCGATATAACGGTTGGCACTACGCAGCAAATAACGTTGCAACAACACCAGCGGAAAGGTCACACAGATCAAGCAAACGGCCACCGCAGCCATCAAGTGATAGCTAGGAATACCTAATTTGTTTGTTAATTTGTACAGGTAAGACGCCAACACCAAGTGGCCTTCCGGATCGCCCAAAATCAATGGCAAACCAAAAATTTCGAAGCCCAAGAAGAACACCAATACCCCTGCGTATAGCAGTGATGGCGATACCATTGGCAAGCTAATTCGTCTTGCTACTTCAAATGGGCTAGCACCCGATACGCGCGCCGCTTCTTCTACATCCGAACCCAGATTTTTCAGCGCAGAGCTAGCATATAGATACACATGAGGTACATGGGTTAGCCCGGCAATCACCGCAATACTACCAACGGAATAGATATTCCAAGGGATCACACCAAACAGTTGCTGGAACCACAAGGAATAAAATCCGACCGGCCCGGTGGCCACTACATAACCAAACCCCAGCACGAACGGAGACACAAACACTGGTACCATCACCATCAGTTCAATAGCACGTCGGCACGGTAGATCAGTACGCGCGAGCAAGAAAGCCAACGCCCCACCTAACGGCACTGCAATTGCCAGCATGGTTACCGCAATAATGATGGTGTTTTTCAATGCGCTCCAAAAATCCGGATCATCGAAAATAAAACGATACGCATCCAAGCCATACGCGTGATTCGGCATAAAGAAAGGCGCATCTAATCCACTTTGCCAAACCACCAAACCAATCGGCATCAGAATGGCGGTCAGCATGATGAGCACCACCGTCATACGGGGTAGCCCATATCTTGCCAAGATATTCATTACGGCATCCTTTCAGACAACACGATCCCATGTGCCTGAACTAACAGGACACCCAGCATCGATTGACAGAGGGAAAACGCCCTCCTCTTCGGAGGGCAGGACTCAGGAAATTAGCGGCCTAGCGCTTTTTTCCATTGCTTGATGAAATCCAGACGTTTTGCTTGGTCTAGATAAGTGAGAAGGCCAGGGCCAACCGCAACAGGTTTTAGCGCACCGCCCAATACACGGCCTAGATAATCACCAGAAGCTTCACCTGGGATATCTTTGCGTACAGAGTACAAATCGGCAGAGGTTGCCAGAATGGATTGTCCACGGCGAGACAATACGTAATCCGTCCACAACTTAGCAGCATTTGGCGATTTAGCCGTTTTAGAAATAAACATGAGGCGAGAGATCACCAAAGAGTAATCCGTCGGCATCACAAAACCGATGTTAGGGTCTTTCTTCGCACGGGTAATCGCGTAAGAGCCCAAGATGTTATAACCGATCAAGTTCTCGCCAGAGGAGATACGCTCCATCATCCCGCCGGTAGAGGATTGCAATTTCACATCCACCGTACCAAATGCCTTGGCCAGATTCCAGAAGCCTGGGTTTACTTTGGCGTCTTGGGTAATAAACAAGAAGCCCGTACCGGATTTCTCGATATCATAAGTAGTGACTTTACCTTTGTACTTGGCGGTGTTCTTGTTTAGCAAGTTCACAAGATCTGCGTGAGTTTTGGGTACTTCAGCGGTAGGAACTAAACGCTTGTTGTACACAATAGAGATTGGCTCGTATGTTGTACCAAATACTTCATCACGCCAGTGCGCCCAATCCGGGATGTTTTTCACTTCAGGCGAGGTGTATTTCATGGCATAGCCATCGTTTACTAACTTCACCTGCAAGTCCATTGCAGAACTCCACAATACATCGGCAGAAGAGCCACCCGCAGCAGTTTCGCTGATATAGCGGTTGTAAAGTTCGGTTGAGTTCACATCGTTGTATTCGAGCTTGATGCCAGGGTAGGCTTTTTGGAAGTCTTGCAACAATGGTTGCATCAAGGCGGTATCGGTCGTTGAATAAACCACTAGTTTGCCTTCCTTCATCGCACCATCAATCACCGCTTGGTAATTAGACGGATAGCCAGCAGGCGCTGCTGCAAATGCGCTAGTCAAAGGAAGGGTAGCCAGCACGGCCAATAAAAGGCGACGTTTCTGATTCATTTCAAGTATCTCCAATTTTAGTGTCTATTTTTTTGTTGTTTACCGATACATTTTTTTGCAGACAATGTTCGGTTAGTGCTGGCATGATAAAAAAAGCAATCTTTCAACTACCTTTCATTCATCAAAGTTTTTTTGTAAGGTGATTTTATGCGCCTCTTGCTCGTAGAAGACAACCCAGAACTTGCCGCATCGCTAAAGCGCGCGCTTACAGATGCCCGCTTTGCGGTTGATCTTGTCTTAGATGGTTTAGCCGCAGATGCCGCCTTGCAAAGAGACGATTACGCCATTTTGGTGCTAGATGTTTCGCTACCCAGATTATCAGGGTGGGAGGTACTCTCCCGCTTACGCAAACGCGGCAGCAAACTGCCTGTGCTAATTCTTACCGCCCACGGCAGCGTGGAAGATCGCGTGAAAGGGCTAAACTTGGGTGCGGATGATTACTTGGCCAAACCATTTGATTTAACTGAATTAGAAGCCCGTTTACGCGCGCTACTTAGAAGATCGAACGGCGCTCCGTCAGCAGATATTCAGTGTGGTGATCTCACCTACGATAGTAACCAACGCCGTTTCAGCTTAGGGGTAGACCATATCGCCTTACCACCAAGGGAGCATGCGATTTTAGAAGTTTTGCTGCTAAAAACCGGCAAGACCGTCAGCAAGGATCAGTTACTAGAACAAATTTGCAATTTTGACGATACCGTTAGCCTAGAAGCCATCGACATTTACATTCATCGACTACGCAAAAAACTAGAAAACGCCAACGTTCAAATTGTCACGCTACGTGGCTTAGGCTATTTGCTAGAGCAAAAAAATAATGGTTAAGCTCGTCCGAAGCTTACGCGGTCAACTACTCATGTGGTTGATGATTCCGCTCGGCCTCTTGCTTGGTTTTAATATTTGGCAAACTATCGATGCCTCCAAAGAGCTCGCTAATGTCGCCTATGATCGAACCTTACAGGCCTCGGTTCGGACCATTGCCGAACGCGTCACGATTGATGAAACCGGCGTACATGTCGATATTCCTGCCGCTGCACTAGAAATGTTCGAATCCCAGTTCCAAGATCGCGTCTACTACAGCGTCACCCTCAACACAGGCAAGCAACTAACAGGCTATGCCAACCTACCCTCCCCCCCTAAAACCATTCGCCCCACTCCGCAGTCCCCCATTATTTTCTTTGATGCCATCTATCGAGGAGAGGAAGTCCGATTTGCTGTTTTTCAACGCCCATTATTTGCGGGTAAGCACATGGTCGCCACCGTACAAGTGGGTGAAACGCTTAGCTCGCGTACCGCCCTTGCGAATCAAATTGTCTGGGATGCGGTGCGTGATCAACTCTGGATGATGGCGTTAGCGGCCTTCTTCGTCGCTATCGGGATACACCGCGGATTACAACCGCTCCTGCGGCTGCGCGACAAAATCCAACGTCGGGAAGAAGGCGAACTTTATCCATTTAACGAAGAAAAAGTACAATCTGAACTCAAACCACTGGTAGGTAGCCTTAACCAAACCATGCGTCGTCTACAGTCCGAGCTCGACGCACGGCAACGTTTCATTGCCGATGCTTCTCATCAGCTTCGCACCCCACTCACCTTACTGTATACCCAAGCAGAACTTGCCCTACGCGCCACAGAGCCCGCCAGCATGCAAGCATCGCTCATCGAGTTACACCAAAGCACCAAGCAAACCGTGCGGCTCGCCAATCAGCTATTGTCTTTATCTCGTGCCGAGCCAGACAGCGTGCAACATTTAGAATTCACCCCGCTAGATCTCACCACCTTTGCCAGAGAACTCACCGCCGAATTTGCAACAGCGGCCAGAAGCAAACAGATTGACCTAGGATTTGAAGGGGACGAGACGGCCAGTATTGAAGGCAACTCGCTACTCTTACACGAGATGATTTCAAACCTGTTGGATAACGCCATCCATTACACGCCCAACCGTGGCTTAGTCACCGTGGCAGTCAAAGTCGATCCTTACCATATCTTGCTGCAAGTCTCCGATAGTGGGCCAGGTATTCCCGCATCAGAAAGAGAAAGGGTATTCGAGCGCTTTTATCGCATCCTAGGGACAAAAGAAACCGGCTGCGGACTTGGGCTTGCTATTGTCAAAGAATGTGCACAAGCGCACCGCGCAACCATCTCTTTGAGTAAAGCAGAAGAAGGCGGGCTAAAAGTGGCGGTTCGCTTTCCAAAAATAGATGCCTAGCCGCATACGGTTTTTTCAACGTACCAGAGTATCCCCTGCTAAAATCGCCTTTGTTTAAACGCCAGCCAAGAGCACTACCATGGAATTCTTCCCTATTTTCATGAAACTGAAGCAACAACCCTGCCTCGTTGTCGGCGGTGGCGAAGTTGCCTTACGAAAAGCGAGCTTACTAGAAGCCGCAGGGGCCATGGTGTGCATCGTATCGCCAGAATTACACCCAGAATTACAAGCCAAAGTAGATGCTGGCAATATGCAGCATATCAATGGCTTCTTTGAACCAAGCCAAGTAGAAGGCAAGCGAATCGTCATTGCAGCCACAGATGATCAAACAGTGAACGAAGCCGTTTATCACGCAGCAGAAGCCAGAAGTATTCCGGTAAACGTGGTCGATCAATCCGAACTTTGCCGCTTTATCATGCCCGCCATTGTAGATCGCAGCCCACTAATGATCGCCGTCTCGACTGGCGGGGGTGTACCGGTATTAGCCAGACAAATGCGTACCCGGCTAGAAAGCCTCGTCCCGCATGGTTTTGGTCAATTAGCCAAGCTAGCCAGCGAATTTAGAGTCAAAGCCAAGAGCGCCCTGCCAGACGTTGGCACTCGTCGCCAATTTTGGGAAGAAGCACTACAAGGCAGCATTGCCGAAAAGGTATTTGCCGGCAAACTGGAAGAAGCCCGCAGAGATTTGGAAGAACAACTCAGCACGCCAGACATTGCCCGCTATCAACGCGGCGCGGTATACCTGGTCGGCGGCGGCCCCGGCAACCCCGATCTACTCACCTTCCGCGCCTTGCGCCTGATGCAAGAAGCGGATGTGGTGTTGTACGATAATCTGGTCGCACCAGCAATTGTGGAATTAGTACGCAGGGATGCAGAACGTATCTATGTTGGCAAAAAAACCAACCAACACACCCTGCCGCAAGACGACATCAACCAGCTGTTAGTCAAGCTAGCCAAAGAAGGCAAAAAAGTCCTACGTCTAAAAGGCGGTGACCCCTTCATTTTTGGCCGTGGTGGCGAAGAAATCGAAACCTTGGCAGAAAATGGCATCCCGTTTGAAGTCGTCCCAGGCATCACCTCCGCCGCCGGTGCCTCCTGCTATGCGGGTATCCCACTCACCCACCGCGACTACGCCCAAGCCTGCACCTTTGTCACCGGCCACCGCCGCGAAGGAGAAGAAGCGCTAGATTGGCCACGGCTAGTCCAGAAAAACGAAACCGTGGTGGTGTACATGGGCGTTGGTCAATCCGCCAGCATCTGCCAACAACTCATCCTGCACGGCCGCGACAAAGACACCCCTGCCGCCATTGTCGAACAAGCCACTACCGACAATCAGCGCGTCATTACCGGCACGTTAACGACATTACCCGAGCTAATCACCGAAAAAGGCGTCAAATCCCCTGCGCTAATTATTATTGGTGATGTGGTGAAACTGCACGATAAACTGGCGTGGAGGGGGTAAGCAAGGCATTGCCTGCTAAAACGTCTTCAAATATAGATCATGGCAGGTCTGTCAGTCACACCAACTGATCATCAGCGCAACCTCACAGGTAAGCTGTGACAGAGATCGTTCCGGTACAATACGACCAAATCGATCAGAGATTCAGCTCATCCACCCAGTTATTCATAAAATCAAATGGCAACGAATAATGATTCAGCTTTGCACAGTACACCCACTCCAACGGTACTAGCGGTGTATCTATTTTTAGCGAAAACCCATGAAGTTTGGCAATATTCAATAACACCAATAGCGGTGTACAAATTAAATCTGCGGTAAATCCTCCTTCATAGCTTGCCGCTTTTTTTAGGTATTTGTTAATCAACATGTCATCAATTATTTTTTGCATACCACTGAAATCAGATTCAGCCAAGGCCTTATAGAAGAAATAGTGATAAAAATGCTTGTTTATAAAATTATTATTAGGAGGATCATTTATGACGATATTACATAGCTTCTTAAGTGTGCTCCAGTCACCGCGAATCGCAACATAAGGAATATATGTCCAAAAATCGATTGATTTATGACTTGCAATCCTATCCGGAAAGAAATATTGATCAATATTATTTGCATACCATTTTACAACTGTTGTTTTTTTTGATATCAAGGACGGCAAAAGAAATTGAAAATTTATACCATTTGCTTTTCTTTCTTCTTCTATCGATAGTGCCCTAATGAAAAATAAGGATGTTGCAAAAAAGTAATTCTGTACAGATACAATATCTTTCTCAACAAACCAGGCATAGACGGCTTTTGCAGTGCAATAAGAGCTTAAAAGCCTCATTGAATTGGTAACAGAACCTGTATTATTAACCACATTATTGATTAAAGAATAGAAGTTACCTTCCTCAAAACCATCAATATGAGATTTCACATGCGCAATTCTCGCAATCGGTTTCTCGTTCATTTTCTCAAGCGTCATCACTCACTCGCAAAATATAGATCATTACTGCTAGCCACAGACCTTGATTAGAAGTCATATCTGCGCCAAGTTCAAAACGCATGACTACCCCCCTGTAAAAACACTATCTTAGTTTGAGGGACCCAATCCACAGCTAAGAGCAGCGGCTCAGAGCAAGCCGAAGAGCACTGCCCATTGCTTCAGGAATGCTTGAAGCTGGAATGACGACATTCACATCTCCATTAATCCCTTCCCAGCCTTCTAATTATGCATGGTGCGTGGGGGTAAAAGTAATTACATTATTTTTGCTCTCAATGCCCACATTTTTCATACCTTTAAACAGTGCACGTTTTGTCTTGTAACCATGTAATTCCATCAAAGTACTGACCCACACAGGATAATTAACTTTGTAATCTCCCAGAGACACATCAAACTCCACGCCGGCTGGAAAAGTAAGCCCTTCTCGAGGGGCAGGGAGCACCCATCGGCTATGGGCCAGCGTATCTTTCAGCGCTTCACCTAATGCCAGATCACTGGCATCGGGAGGAAATATGTATTGCTTGCCCTTGGGGTCGCGATTAGATCCACCTCGATAGCCAGAAAAGGTATCCATACAGATAAAATCGGCATTACACACCACTCCCGCCCAATAACCTCTAGTTACTTCATTCATTTGATCACCGTAATTTTGACTTTTACATCCTTACTTTGCCCGTATTGAATCGCCCTTTTGATTTGCATCCATTGCGATGATGTGCTGTTGTAAGGAATAGCGATAAAATTTTTATGCTAATAATTTAAAGGCAATAATTTCATTATTAGATGATGCGAAAAGCAAATTTCAACTAAATACTCGTCGCTAAAATTGCCATCTTTTATTTAGTAGTTATTTCGCAGCAGCTTTCAAAGTCTCCAGCGATAGCTCCTCATCGTACATCGGCCAATCTTCTCTGGCGCGCTTGAGTACGCCCTGCATCAAGTCATCGAGAGGGGGAACTGCCTGCACTGGCGGTAGCTGATCAAAGGGGGCGGCCATCAATGGATGGTCGAGAATGGGGTTCTCCAAGCCTTCCCATTGTCGCAAACGGAAAAGAAATAGAATTTCTACAGGCACCCGTTGCAGATAATTTTCGGTATTAAAGTCGAAGAATTTCTTCAAGGTTTCTTTACCCGAACTATAGGTGTGACGGTCGCATGCCGCTAGCAAGCATGGCACAAGGTCTTCTGGATTGGGTGTGCGCCAGTGTACAAGCAATGTTTCGTAGATCGGCTCATCATACGCATAGGCGGGCCATTGGTGATGACAGTCACCCACCCAGTCAGCAAACAGCCGGAGGATAAAAGCCTGTGCCCGGCGATGTTCTTCGCGATATTGTAATGCCAATTGATAATCTCGGTTCAGTGCGGCATGAGTAAGGTAACCTTGATAAATTGCCTCTTCTTTCCAGCCTATCATGGCCATCACGGCCAACATATGGGCAGCACTTTCCATATTGAACATCTTAAGGCTGCGGTTAGCCCTTTCTGTAAGAAGGGAGTTGAAACGATGGTGCCAGAAAACGTTCTGAAGTTGCGACACTTGGTAATAACGTAACCAGTAGGCTATATGACAGCCCCAATCCTGATAATCAAATACGCGAGCAAGGATGCTGTAGATTTTGGGACAACTAAGCATATCAAAGTCACTGAAAGTCACGTTATTTCTATTTGGTATATTTTCTGGCGACCGATTTGCATCATTCCTTGTAATATATTCTAGAATATTTGACCGCACCCATTCTTCATATCCATCGATATTGGGATTCAATAAAGCTGCAATACTTTTTTGCTTAGGCCACTTGGGGTCTATGCCCAATCGTTCACAACGCTTCATTTCCTGAGTCATCAATTTTTTCAACCAAAAAAATTTTCAATAACTTGCTTGAAAATTATGCCATTAGCAACACAATATAGAAACCTTGCCCTATTGAGACCCAACAAAAAAGGATGCACTGGGCATCCTTTTTTTGGGGCGACACGACAGTCAAATTATGCAGAGGTCGTTTCTTCTGTCGCTGGCTGCAGCAATCTCGCCAATAGTGCGCCATTCAGTTCTTCCGGCAACGGAATACTTACCGCATAACCACTACCAGAAGCCACTTCTACTGGTTGCAAGTTATTCGTATTGCGCATGCTAGTCACTTCGATCACACGGTTGCCACTTGGGTGAATCACTTCTAGGCGATCGCCCACACCAAAGCGGTTTTTCACATCGATCTTAGCCCAACCATCAACGATATCTAGTACATCGCCCACGTACTGGCTGCGGCCAGACTCAGAGTAGCCGCTCATGTAGTTTTGGTAATCTTGGGTGTGATGGCGTTGGTAGAAACCATCGGTATAGCCACGGTTTGCCAAGCCTTCCAACTCGCCCAATAGCGTTGGGTCGAATGGGCGGCCCGCCATTGCATCATCAATCGCACGGCGGTAAACCTGCGCAGTACGTGCCACGTAGTAAAGTGACTTGGTACGACCTTCTACTTTTAGCGAGTTCACACCAATTTTCGCCAGACGTTCTACGTGCTCTACCGCGCGTAGGTCTTTACTGTTCATGATGTAGGTGCCGTGTTCGTCTTCCAGAATCGGCAACAGGCTACCCGGACGATTGGCTTCTTCGATCAGGTAAACATTGTCTGCCATTGGGTGGCGCGGCATATTACCTAGGCCAGAGAAAGACTGATCCGCCTCTTCCATCGCCTTGCGGTAATCAAACTTGATGGTTTCCACCGGAATACGCGCGATATCGCCAGTTTCATT
The Leeia speluncae genome window above contains:
- a CDS encoding ABC transporter ATP-binding protein; translated protein: MSNPAKESLHLSVNNLHLQYGDNPILKGVSFNLAPGEVVALLGASGSGKTTLLRAVAGLEHPSQGEIKLGSSTLFDGSRDFELAVEKRNLGLVFQSYALWPHRTVFDNVAYGLTLRKVNAAEIKDRVSQALKNLGLGHLAERYPHQLSGGQQQRVAIARALVYNPPVILLDEPLSNLDAKLREEARAWLRELIVTMGLSALVVTHDQTEAMAMSDRILLLKDGRIEQAGSPAELYSTPQSLYTADFMGSNNHLPASVKTVEGRKAVVEIAGTQLQGVLKGEMSAGSQCTALIRLEKVVTGGNDNALTADHITSMFLGDRWEHLFHVKAGNDHLRLRAFGPEPLSAGQHQVSLPTDALWLFPQ
- a CDS encoding endonuclease toxin domain-containing protein; this encodes MAIPYNSTSSQWMQIKRAIQYGQSKDVKVKITVIK
- a CDS encoding response regulator, with amino-acid sequence MRLLLVEDNPELAASLKRALTDARFAVDLVLDGLAADAALQRDDYAILVLDVSLPRLSGWEVLSRLRKRGSKLPVLILTAHGSVEDRVKGLNLGADDYLAKPFDLTELEARLRALLRRSNGAPSADIQCGDLTYDSNQRRFSLGVDHIALPPREHAILEVLLLKTGKTVSKDQLLEQICNFDDTVSLEAIDIYIHRLRKKLENANVQIVTLRGLGYLLEQKNNG
- a CDS encoding contact-dependent growth inhibition system immunity protein → MNEVTRGYWAGVVCNADFICMDTFSGYRGGSNRDPKGKQYIFPPDASDLALGEALKDTLAHSRWVLPAPREGLTFPAGVEFDVSLGDYKVNYPVWVSTLMELHGYKTKRALFKGMKNVGIESKNNVITFTPTHHA
- a CDS encoding ABC transporter permease; amino-acid sequence: MNILARYGLPRMTVVLIMLTAILMPIGLVVWQSGLDAPFFMPNHAYGLDAYRFIFDDPDFWSALKNTIIIAVTMLAIAVPLGGALAFLLARTDLPCRRAIELMVMVPVFVSPFVLGFGYVVATGPVGFYSLWFQQLFGVIPWNIYSVGSIAVIAGLTHVPHVYLYASSALKNLGSDVEEAARVSGASPFEVARRISLPMVSPSLLYAGVLVFFLGFEIFGLPLILGDPEGHLVLASYLYKLTNKLGIPSYHLMAAVAVCLICVTFPLVLLQRYLLRSANRYIAVKGKVTRQKRLPLGNWRWAAFALVTMWLFVTVVVPLSGITFRAFVSFWGEGVTFSEAFTLHAFAEIWNQPNLLRSVLNSVLIGVIGGAVAVMAYTAIGLASHRKQDGLTRIVDYLVLIPRAVPGLLAGLAFLWVFLFVPGLKELRSTLISVWLAYTVVWLAYGMRLISSALLQVAPELEESARTLGASAGRTSRDVTIPLIKFGLLSSWVLMFMIFEREYSTGVYLLSPGTEVIGSMLVSLWAAGAVDIVAALSLINVALVAIGLAIALKFGVNLHE
- a CDS encoding ABC transporter substrate-binding protein, which codes for MNQKRRLLLAVLATLPLTSAFAAAPAGYPSNYQAVIDGAMKEGKLVVYSTTDTALMQPLLQDFQKAYPGIKLEYNDVNSTELYNRYISETAAGGSSADVLWSSAMDLQVKLVNDGYAMKYTSPEVKNIPDWAHWRDEVFGTTYEPISIVYNKRLVPTAEVPKTHADLVNLLNKNTAKYKGKVTTYDIEKSGTGFLFITQDAKVNPGFWNLAKAFGTVDVKLQSSTGGMMERISSGENLIGYNILGSYAITRAKKDPNIGFVMPTDYSLVISRLMFISKTAKSPNAAKLWTDYVLSRRGQSILATSADLYSVRKDIPGEASGDYLGRVLGGALKPVAVGPGLLTYLDQAKRLDFIKQWKKALGR
- the cysG gene encoding siroheme synthase CysG, which codes for MEFFPIFMKLKQQPCLVVGGGEVALRKASLLEAAGAMVCIVSPELHPELQAKVDAGNMQHINGFFEPSQVEGKRIVIAATDDQTVNEAVYHAAEARSIPVNVVDQSELCRFIMPAIVDRSPLMIAVSTGGGVPVLARQMRTRLESLVPHGFGQLAKLASEFRVKAKSALPDVGTRRQFWEEALQGSIAEKVFAGKLEEARRDLEEQLSTPDIARYQRGAVYLVGGGPGNPDLLTFRALRLMQEADVVLYDNLVAPAIVELVRRDAERIYVGKKTNQHTLPQDDINQLLVKLAKEGKKVLRLKGGDPFIFGRGGEEIETLAENGIPFEVVPGITSAAGASCYAGIPLTHRDYAQACTFVTGHRREGEEALDWPRLVQKNETVVVYMGVGQSASICQQLILHGRDKDTPAAIVEQATTDNQRVITGTLTTLPELITEKGVKSPALIIIGDVVKLHDKLAWRG
- the trhP gene encoding prephenate-dependent tRNA uridine(34) hydroxylase TrhP, coding for MAASPELLLPAGSLSKMHAAFDYGADAVYAGQPRYSLRARNNEFSSLETLKQGIDGAHARGKLFFVASNIFPHNAKLKTYLNDMAPVIEMKPDALIMADPGLIMMVREKWPEVPIHLSVQANATNWADVKFWQKIGLTRVILSRELSLDEVEEIRQRCPDMELEVFVHGALCIAYSGRCLLSGYFNHRDPNQGTCTNSCRWDYNVQPAAENETGDIARIPVETIKFDYRKAMEEADQSFSGLGNMPRHPMADNVYLIEEANRPGSLLPILEDEHGTYIMNSKDLRAVEHVERLAKIGVNSLKVEGRTKSLYYVARTAQVYRRAIDDAMAGRPFDPTLLGELEGLANRGYTDGFYQRHHTQDYQNYMSGYSESGRSQYVGDVLDIVDGWAKIDVKNRFGVGDRLEVIHPSGNRVIEVTSMRNTNNLQPVEVASGSGYAVSIPLPEELNGALLARLLQPATEETTSA
- a CDS encoding sensor histidine kinase — protein: MVKLVRSLRGQLLMWLMIPLGLLLGFNIWQTIDASKELANVAYDRTLQASVRTIAERVTIDETGVHVDIPAAALEMFESQFQDRVYYSVTLNTGKQLTGYANLPSPPKTIRPTPQSPIIFFDAIYRGEEVRFAVFQRPLFAGKHMVATVQVGETLSSRTALANQIVWDAVRDQLWMMALAAFFVAIGIHRGLQPLLRLRDKIQRREEGELYPFNEEKVQSELKPLVGSLNQTMRRLQSELDARQRFIADASHQLRTPLTLLYTQAELALRATEPASMQASLIELHQSTKQTVRLANQLLSLSRAEPDSVQHLEFTPLDLTTFARELTAEFATAARSKQIDLGFEGDETASIEGNSLLLHEMISNLLDNAIHYTPNRGLVTVAVKVDPYHILLQVSDSGPGIPASERERVFERFYRILGTKETGCGLGLAIVKECAQAHRATISLSKAEEGGLKVAVRFPKIDA